Genomic window (Magnolia sinica isolate HGM2019 chromosome 10, MsV1, whole genome shotgun sequence):
AACAAAACATGACTGAAAACTCCTTCCTTTGTGACAGTTTACATAACTTGAATGCATCGTTGGAGGTTAAGCTACAGGCAACCCCAggttccctttcttcttcttcttcttctttttttttttttttttttttttggaactaaTAACAAGATTTCATTGGAGAAAATCCGAGGATCAAGGAGAAAAGGGCCAAAAAACTGAATACAAGGCCAACTGAAATGAATTGTTTAACCTGGGCCGCTAAGAGACCAACAAAGGTTCTTGTTTTCTGAGGGTACTTTCATCTAGAAGCCTCTAATGGGTGGGAATCAAACTAAAGCACAACAATTTCCATCTGCTTCTAGATTTCTGAAACCTTTACCCAATCAAATAATTCCCAAACAAGTTCTGTAGTAAATAGGATGTTGACTTTGTAGAGTTGGTTTGAGTTTACCCAATTGTGAGATTTTAACAAATTAAACTCCATTCTGCTAGAAGGATTCTCAAATGTtggggaaaataaaataaaaaaaaatctgaaatgaaGCTAGTCACAAAGTTTACCTGAGAAAACAGCATTTCCAGTTTCTGTGAATTCGAATTTAGCATCCATTCCCCCATCGTACTTGGCAGCAACGACATCCTGAAAGTAACTTCCCTGGCGAACTTCCCAACCCTCCAAAGACTCAGCAGATTTGAATTTTGCAATCAAGAGCTTGCTTTTGCTACTTTTCCCAGCCCGTAGCTGCGCCAGTTTATTGTTATAATCCTGCAAACCTATATCTCAGATTCCTTGTAGCAACTGCCAACAGCCCATTACCTTACTCAAGACAGTAATCAATTCTGCATACAGAAAGGCAAACAGGTGAAGCTTATGGGAATAAAACCTGGAATGCTTTGGTGATGTTGTATACTCCTTGATAATCCACTCTGTATAGATCCCCAGTTATAGCAGAACGAGCAGTGGCGCAATAGATGATCTTATTGCAACCTTCCATGGCAGTCTTGAGTGTCGAAGGTTCACCCACATCACCAATCACTATCGAGACTGATCTTGGAAGCATATCTATCACTTGCTGATCAGATTTTCTCACTAAAGCCTGATTCATCCAGACAAAGAAATCAACCTTGTTGGCATATagtatgtttttttttccatcattgtATTGAAATTAATCATAATCATCACAATTGAAAGAAAGCGAGAAATAGGTGTGAACAATCAAAGGAGAAATGGTgtgtgtttgagagagagagagagagagagagagagagagagagagagaagaaatacCTTGACCTTGTAGCCTCTCAACATCAATTTACGGACGACAATCCTCCCAATTCTGCTGGTAGCACCCACAACAAGCACAGTGGTGTCCTGAGCGCCAGGGATGGTAAATTCACACATGGGACCCCGAATAAGGACGGGATCGAGGCTATCATCTGTAGGGGTACGAGATATCTGACCGAGACCGGAGAACTTACGCCAGACCTCGTCGAAAATTTGACGGGAACGACGGCCAAGACCGACAGGGTTGACATCGTCAAGGGTCAAGGAAACAGAGGAGGGAGGTGTTTGTTTGGGGGACTGCTCATCACCATCTGATGCATCATCTTCCAACTGGCAGCGGCTAAGACCACGCTCTCGCCttaatgatgacgatgatgacttGGAATTGGGAATAGAAACACCCAAGAATTTGCAAGTCTGGAGGGATAAAGGATTACCATTATTCTTCAGCCAATTACCATGGATTTTACTACCACTTAGGGCCatgtgttttctttctttctttctttctttctttctattttttttttttttaaagaagcaaCTAAACTGCTCCCTCTCTCTATctgataaataaataataaaattccaAAGTTTATCCGTCTGAAAATGAAAACGAAGAACAAGGAAGGATTTAGCGAGTCAtcctggaaaaagaaaagaaataatgtGAGAAGAATAAAGGAGAAAGAAATGGACCAGACAAAACGAGTGACGAATGTGAGTGCCACATAGCTCCACTCCACACATCACCAACCACTAATATTTtgtgaaagggaaaatacatacgTACACTCTCCATGCCTAATAAGCCCTGCCACGTTCCTTTCCCTCCACATTTAATATATCATGGGCTCATTGTAGATGGATATAACCCATTTCTTTATGTATGTCTATACCCGCTTGGCATAGCCTACCTTGGTCAATGAGACACCACCGCGTATCAGCgctctcattccaggcaaataaTACCCACTACTCAACTCAATCTTTTACTCATTTCCTTCTCTGATACTAGCTTGCCAAACATAAAATGATTAAGAGTCATATGCATACTTATAATCGAGAAAAGATGGACAATGCATGAAGGACGTCTGTGAGAAATATGTAAAAAAACAACATAGACAAGAAGCCACTTAAAGCTCCACTAATAACAGATTGTTCGCCATTCAAGATCTGTCTCACATAATCATAAAAAACGAAAGGCTTTTAAGTCAACTTTCTTGGAGACAACAGAAGGTTAGAAGAATTCATTTACAATTAGAAAGAATTACGTTAGGATAGCATAAAGACTTTGAATCCTATTAGAACACCGTGGACTCACATTTAAAGAccaacaagaaaatttcaacTTGGCCACTACCTTTCTTAATCTAAAAACAACATTCAATAAAGAACTTCAGGCCTTTGCCACGCGCAATCAATCAATCTCTATGGTGTAATATTGTTTATCATAGTTTTTAATTTCTTATCTTAGACATTCCATTTTGTCGAGTTAGACTATAAAGTCCAAAATCTTTAAGTTAGTTTAGATCCATTACTATCCAGTGTCATTGTTGCACTGTCTTTGGAGTACATTAAATATCCATGACCTCCTTCGTTGGATCTCACCAATCACCAAGTCCTTATCAAATTATATCAGTCATGACTACACATTTCAATTGTATTGTCCTGTAGAtaattatctttgtttttctctgCTTAATTTAATTTTCCTTCGTTGATCATGCTTTTTGCTTTCtaatttattaataaaattcattattaaactttaatttttaattttcttcgtCCATCATTATATTATTGAGAAGCTTGAAAACACTATCACTATTGAAAGAGAAATCTCTAACTCGAGGTAAAAAgatttcatttttaaagattaattCTTCTGTTCTAAATTGCCTGATCATTGTAATATTAGTGGTTGAACAATTAGATTAACTGTCATAGGTCTAATCCTAATTTAACTAGTTCAACACCTGAGATCACAAGCATTTAATCAATTTGAATTGAGTACGACTCCAGCACATCTGATACAGCACATCTGATACTATTCGTAATCATACACATTTGACCAAATTCACACAATTTGTAACACGTGTGGGCATACATATGAATTGAACATTaacaatttatatattttaagttcttttcttcttcttttttttctactCTCAACATCAATGTAGTTACTTATTTTCTTACTAATAACAGTGCTCTCTGTGTCCAATGAATTTTCATGTTGGAGACAATCACTAATTGCTATTGTATCTCATCTCATggataagggtttttttttttttttctactgacTATCTTTCATTATGCATGCGTACGTCCTCACTTGGTCTAACTCAATGCTAGGTAAGATTTCAACATCAAtcacatccaccccatccatcaaatGTGCCGCGCCAGGTTGAAACACCAtggatcataggtgggccacaacataggtaACAGTCTAAAAGGTTGCGGCAGTGGCCAAAACTGAGAGCTCACCATTTAAACGTGTATAGCTGCAATATAATACACGTGTGTAAGTTAAATTTGGAAACTACACTTAAATATTGTGCTTAAATTAAAGAAACTTAAAACTTTGTGGTCAGAATATTTTTTTAGTGAACTGAGGGTTAGAATGTTTTCTGGTCATTCATTTGTTTTAATATGCAGTGAGATGTGTGCGTGTACACCCAATCTAACACAGTCAGATGAGATGACTAGAGAAAGACAATACATGGCAGTACTATAGTACAAAAGATCATGATAGGATTCTTATAGAAAGTATTGACTAAGTAGATTATTTATCCATCTATCATATTTCCAAAAACACACCACTGGATTATTAAGATGATCATCAGTCTTAATCAGAATGTTGTGAGACATTTTTGTTATTTGCTAAGTGATTTTGTTAACTATCTCACTACAAAGCCGAATTTTCTACTGAACAATGATCGGACCATATCGTCTCTTTTTAATTTAATTGTAAGCATTTGTAAGGTGAATATTAATTAAATACTTTCAACTTTCAGTCCAGGACTGAAGCCTAAACTGAGGGGACGAAACTGGATACAATAGATAGATAACGGTGTGGGAAGCGGATCAGGTGGTATTGCCAATGTCATCCCCAGTGGTGGTGTATGATGTGTCAGGCACCTTAGAGTTTTTGGtggcgtccatctgttttgtcagttgatttttaaggcatgaacccaaagaATGAATTACATCAtgagctcaagtagactacaacAAAGCAAACAATGGTCATTtaaagctcaccattaaaaacttccagagggttacaaaagtttttaaatcaaagctgatattggtgttttcccttcatcagataatgagtgaccttatcaatcggtaggatggcaaataaacattacagtgccgtaggaagtttttaatggctgtgGTCAAatgaccaccgtttcctgtggtgtggtccacttctttttttggaccatgctctaaactgatctggcaaaacggatggatggaatggatataaaagatacacatccaggtgggccccaaaatgctCAAAATATCACACACCACAGCTGGGGGTGGTCTTGGGATGCCAAAAAAGCCTTTAGTGAACCCTCCAGCATCCAGGTGGGTAatggtcggtgctggaaaagctgtggacccacaatgatgtatgtgtttgcgCAGATTCAAATCTCCGGTGGTCACCTCACAGGAATCAGTGGAATGGTCCACCGgatatttagatctgccttatttttttgggcttatggCCCAAAATGATCTGGCGAAATGGATAAATGgagtgatggggcccacagcattGACCAGTACTAAGAGGGGTCCGCCCACGTCCGATGGTGGGACTCTCAGAGGCGGCGGTAGGCTACAGGCAATCCGCATCCACTCAGTGAACTCTTGTGTTCGGTCAGGTAGTGTGTAAGGTGTGTGTGCCAACTGCCACGTACCAAAAAGTCAGGGTGTTACTAAGGGGTCGTTTGAATGCCTATTGTAATCGGATTTCAAGTAATCCAATGATAGGTGTAATGTGTTTACAGTCTACTGTCTTTATGCTGTAATATATTTACAAGTAAACCACTGTTTATGGATAATCTATAAATTGTTTAGAACCTGTGATTGGGTATTCACGTATGACGTAACAAAGTTTAAAGTGATGAATTCTTTAAAAATCATTATCAGGTATTCACATAACAAAGTTTAAAGTGGTAAATTCTTTAAAAATCattaaataacaaaaataaataaaaatgccaACATTTAAGATAGATTATTGGCTTAAACCCCACTCAATAAAGCCCATAATTGATCCACACCCGCACATGCACTTATACCGCAGTGAGTTTTCACGACATTGGGTACTCGAACTCATGACCTCCTATTGAAACTCTTGTTaatctaccactgaggcatgagtaaggaccctctTTATGCTAAACCAATAATTTGGTAGgcctaaaaattcaaatttccttCTGTGATGAAAATCCATTGAATGTAAATAGTTATCTATTAATTCAGGCATATAGTGTACTGACGATGTGTACTAGTGTGCTCCACATGTACAGTGGCCCCACATTGTTGGCCACCGGTTCATTGCCATACATGTACAGTTAGATATACATGCACCATTAACCCACATATACAGCGGGCCATTCAAAATACAAACATACACTGGCCCCACATATGTTGGCCACGTGTTCATGACCATATATGTGCAGTTAGACATACAAGCACCATTAACCCACATATACAGTGAGCCATACAAGTGCAAAGAGAGATACACAATACAAACAGACATACAAAGATGGATTACAAAGCGGGCATGATTATGTGTACAACGGGACCATAGTAGATGATCCCACATACAATGGGCCAAATCGTGACCGTTAATTCCTTGAACACAGATCGACTTTATAGTGAGCCCCAAATCCAAATCAATCCAAATCATGtgcaatgggccacaaatgcataatGTTCTATATCACTGACCCATGGGTTCGGCTGTTGAAAGAAGGGAAGGTGGGAACGCAAAAACTGTCATTTTACCTTcatcaaaaaatttcaaataataGATCCAATGCTTGCAATCTGTTTACTTGTAATCTGAAACATGCCATTTTGCCATGTTTCGGATTACAGCTAAAAGTTGTAATAATCTGTTTACTTATTTATAATCTGAAACATGCTAAATGTGCTTATCCAAATGACCCATATAATCTGATTACCTGTAATCAGATTACAGCATGAGgattttacaagcatccaaacgacccccttACGAAGTGATCCACACGTCTCATGAGCTTCTACCCTTGAACATTTTTCATAAAAGTTGACCTGCATAATCAAGGACCATACAAACGTGTCATTAGCTTCTACCGTTGAAGATTTTTTACAAATGTTTGACTTGCCTAACCATGCAAACGTCTCTTGAGCTTCTACCATTGAACGTTTTTCATAAAAGTTTGACCTGCCTAATCAAGGACCATAAAGATTTATGATCTATGGCACGATCACCGTGTACCCTATGCGAGGAACAATCTGCCTAATCAAGAACCATAAAGATTTATTATCTTCCTAGCCTTGCTTAATTCATTCGTTTAGGGCCGGGTCAGGCTCATTATCAGCCCTGGCTCCATCGGAATAATTCCAGGCTCAATAATGAACCTCACCCTAAAGATAAAGATAGTGGTTGCAGAGGCAAGAGTTCAGGCTGCAGGCGTTGACAATATCCAATATCTCAAATTGTTTTAATTTCTCCATCTAATATTTCCCCACACAAACAACCTAATCAATACAGGCATAGAGGATATCCTAATTGCAAATGTTTCAATCTACATCTACATTATTACTCCACGCAAACAATATAATCAATTTTCCCAAACAACAAAAAAGTAAAGCTCATTTGTTCTACAACTGAGAATATTGGCAATTCGTTGGTGATTGTGGAGAAAGCAAAATTGGCCCCATTTAAACAGTTGCGATAATCTGATCAGCGTGTTTCTTGCACCACAGTTAGCTCGtcatatgaatgaatgaatggctcagattgaCAATAGATCACTCCACGTGCCGTTTAAAAGGTTTGGGAACATTACTGTCCCCATGACATGCACACACACAAGAGTCCCCAAATCCGCGGCACAGGCCAATCAAGGCTAGACTGGCCGTAATAGTTGTCTAGGAAGAGGTGAGGGTGCACGAAATGAAGTTGCCGTAAATGAAAGACTTCATTCAGATCATTGGgtacttattttctttttcttcttttaaatagAAAGGCATTCAttctacaaaaagaaaaaggacagCATGGTGAAACAAATGCAGCACGGGCTGCCCCTcccaagaaaaagaaagaacaacatattaaaaaagaaaaaaaaaaaaaaaaccaaccccCCGAATTTCCACTAAAGGAAGACTTGACAAATTAGGACCATTTTATAGTACAACCGCCATCCATGGGTAAGATGGCGCACCGGAATACAGGATAAATCAAAGAATCACCTCCCCAGCAAGGTCGGGAACGCCGAGCAAGCAGGCAGGTGGGACGGCAGATATGGTTAGGTTATTGTAGAGGGGAAGCAAGCATCCAGGCCGGTGATGACCATCTTCTTCCAAGAGGAATTTTTCTTCTTGACTATTGTTGAGCACATCCCTTCCCCCAGCCTCTTTCTACATCTGGCCAGCTTCTTGCCCTACAATGGCTGTTTGTCCAACTGCCCATTCCAACAGTCTCTTCTTGGAATCCTCTTTGAGCTTTCTCCTAATAACCCTAGCACTGTACAACTTGATTATCCATTGTTCCCTGCAACCTCTGCAGCTCTCTGCCTCATCATCTCCATTACTGCAGCTCTCCGCCGAGAATCAGACTGTTGTTGCAACCTCCTCAAATGTTCTTTCAGATCCCTGCACACCACAACAACATAAAGTTAGTTCCATCCCCAATGGTTAAATGACATGGCATCATCAACCAATGACGTTCAAAGATGGAAGGGAGATCATACGCACTTGCAACGGGGTACATGGCATGCTGACTCTTTGCAAGCTCGCGCATGGAGCTGAAGGAGATACCACATTTTCTTGCAAAGAACACAACCTCCAGATGCACGAACTCCGCATTGTATCCCATGGCGGAAAAGCCCCTTAACCTTGCGGCAATTTGGGTATTGGCATTGTGGAAAGCGACACTGAGAAGCATGCACTAGAAGATCCAGCATTTTCCGAAGCTGAAGCATATCATTCTCaattagaaaaaagaagaagaagaagaagaaaagggaggaGGCTGTGAAAACACGAACCATCAATAttccaaaagaaaaacaaaacaaacagaAAAGGGAAC
Coding sequences:
- the LOC131217688 gene encoding protein HIGH CHLOROPHYLL FLUORESCENCE PHENOTYPE 173, chloroplastic isoform X2, whose translation is MALSGSKIHGNWLKNNGNPLSLQTCKFLGVSIPNSKSSSSSLRRERGLSRCQLEDDASDGDEQSPKQTPPSSVSLTLDDVNPVGLGRRSRQIFDEVWRKFSGLGQISRTPTDDSLDPVLIRGPMCEFTIPGAQDTTVLVVGATSRIGRIVVRKLMLRGYKVKALVRKSDQQVIDMLPRSVSIVIGDVGEPSTLKTAMEGCNKIIYCATARSAITGDLYRVDYQGVYNITKAFQDYNNKLAQLRAGKSSKSKLLIAKFKSAESLEGWEVRQGSYFQDVVAAKYDGGMDAKFEFTETGNAVFSGYVFTRGGYVELSKKLSLPLGSTLDRYDGLVLSVGGNGRSFILILEAGPSADTSQSKLYFSRMSTKVGFCRVRVPFSSFRPVKPDDPPLDPFLVHTLTIRFEPRRQRPIEGPTGMTQDLRSFKLIMEYIKALPTGQETDFILVSCTGLGIEPSRREQVLKAKKAGEESLRRSGLGYTIIRPGPLQNLNRSSELGGCPNLLIMYFDVNDV
- the LOC131217688 gene encoding protein HIGH CHLOROPHYLL FLUORESCENCE PHENOTYPE 173, chloroplastic isoform X1, producing the protein MALSGSKIHGNWLKNNGNPLSLQTCKFLGVSIPNSKSSSSSLRRERGLSRCQLEDDASDGDEQSPKQTPPSSVSLTLDDVNPVGLGRRSRQIFDEVWRKFSGLGQISRTPTDDSLDPVLIRGPMCEFTIPGAQDTTVLVVGATSRIGRIVVRKLMLRGYKVKALVRKSDQQVIDMLPRSVSIVIGDVGEPSTLKTAMEGCNKIIYCATARSAITGDLYRVDYQGVYNITKAFQDYNNKLAQLRAGKSSKSKLLIAKFKSAESLEGWEVRQGSYFQDVVAAKYDGGMDAKFEFTETGNAVFSGYVFTRGGYVELSKKLSLPLGSTLDRYDGLVLSVGGNGRSFILILEAGPSADTSQSKLYFSRMSTKVGFCRVRVPFSSFRPVKPDDPPLDPFLVHTLTIRFEPRRQRPIEGPTGMTQDLRSFKLIMEYIKALPTGQETDFILVSCTGLGIEPSRREQVLKAKKAGEESLRRSGLGYTIIRPGPLQEEPGGQRALIFDQGNRISQGISCADVADICVKALHDSTARNKSFDVCYEYLAEQGKELYELVAHLPDKANNYLTPALSVLEKNT